A genomic region of Palaemon carinicauda isolate YSFRI2023 chromosome 11, ASM3689809v2, whole genome shotgun sequence contains the following coding sequences:
- the LOC137649703 gene encoding uncharacterized protein — protein MNAISWLLFAMLPCIIQAFRPPFVVARQPRVTKMVSPDSGSVVWVSPTFRFRRSLDVAKRSADEESVRFDPTVCDDDGNCLPVSGPVSLERSPVAFSLGLRKESGNGLDAQIKRVLQQSGRQQNKLRKFRRSYNDILRYGRSLNLQIPCSDCEEDKNLYAYSRAILYPSQYSDFSENKGSDTNENRNFIMESQSADKGSSSLQSIVKRDVHSPKDSTQHENYHTTMPSGEISSAHDVTGSGIEDSSSSF, from the exons ATGAACGCCATCTCTTGGTTACTCTTCGCCATGTTGCCTTGCATCATTCAAGCATTCAGGCCTCCCTTTGTGGTCGCTAGGCAACCGAGGGTCACCAAAATGGTTTCCCCTGACAGTGGCTCTGTGGTCTGGGTTTCGCCCACCTTCAG GTTTCGACGCAGCCTTGATGTTGCCAAGAGAAGCGCCGATGAGGAAAGTGTCAG ATTTGACCCAACGGTGTGCGACGACGATGGGAACTGCCTGCCTGTTAGCGGTCCTGTTTCCCTGGAGAGATCTCCAGTGGCCTTCAGCCTCGGGCTTCGAAAGGAAAGCGGCAACGGATTGGACGCACAGATCAAACGCGTCTTGCAGCAGTCTGGCAGACAGCAAAACAAATTGCGGAA ATTCCGCCGTAGCTACAACGACATCCTTCGCTATGGCCGTTCTCTCAACCTCCAGATTCCTTGTAGCGACTGTGAAGAAGACAAAAACCTCTATGCTTACTCCAGGGCCATCTTGTACCCATCCCAGTACTCTGACTTCTCTGAAAATAAAGGATCAGACACCAACGAGAACAGAAATTTCATAATGGAATCCCAGTCAGCCGATAAGGGTTCCTCTTCTTTGCAATCCATTGTGAAGAGAGATGTACACAGTCCTAAAGATTCAACGCAACACGAAAACTATCACACAACGATGCCTTCTGGCGAAATCTCCTCAGCTCACGATGTCACAGGTTCCGGTATCGAGGATTCCAGCAGTAGCTTTTAA